DNA from Candidatus Nealsonbacteria bacterium:
GTCAATTCCTGCCTTTTGACAGGCAATGGAGATTTGTTTTTCAACAGTATCAATTCTTTCTAAATCTGGTAGTAAAAGCCCGGTCTTTGCCACAAGATGACCATTAAAAACGGCATCTCTGTCATGAGGAAAAGTTATCGGTGCCGTCTTTACAATTATACCAAATTTTTTGGGATTTAACTCATTAATATCTTTTATTAATTCCGGCTGACTTAAAATATAAACCGTATAGGAAAGTTCGGGAAGTTCCTCTTTTTGAATCGGCCCAAAGCGATAATCTTCAGTGGCTGCGGCAATGGCATTGTAAATTATCTCTTCAGCAATATTCTTTTTCGTCGGTAAATAAGTCCCAATGCAACCCCTAATCTTCCCACCTTTCTCAATCGTCACAAAAGTTCCCGATTTCTTCTCGAAAAACTCTTTCAATAAATCTTTTGGTGGTTCAATAATTTTCCCATCTTTAATATAATTTTCCACCGCTTCTTTCGCGAGTAAAATTAAAGGGTGCATTAATTTAAAATTTTTAATTCTAATTTGTTAATTTTGGTATCATAAATAGCAAAAGTTGCCCGATA
Protein-coding regions in this window:
- the amrA gene encoding AmmeMemoRadiSam system protein A, giving the protein MHPLILLAKEAVENYIKDGKIIEPPKDLLKEFFEKKSGTFVTIEKGGKIRGCIGTYLPTKKNIAEEIIYNAIAAATEDYRFGPIQKEELPELSYTVYILSQPELIKDINELNPKKFGIIVKTAPITFPHDRDAVFNGHLVAKTGLLLPDLERIDTVEKQISIACQKAGIDSRTEKIIIYKFAVEKFKQ